Proteins from a single region of Dyadobacter fanqingshengii:
- a CDS encoding DUF4932 domain-containing protein: protein MLLTFSDSFSQKPVVIKASSKIADTKIGKELRKASWNIDPSIRPDVFDVRVPEEGLPVTFFTDQDSIRFDVKPGSYHEFVILMNAKDSALTAVKGILDVPRARFSENYKSSHSGKTFVEIPAMYELINVAFAITETGKKDNGLIMNSTPYYADVMKWFEQYSTEPVITALNKEITDLNNSHGYKMDAYAFNFENGTIKPSAIYTRIGNSDENHLKPFIPGLQELATKSKFADFYKAHEQYYNALITSYRDSIGVPEMQKWLVKNFPSTKYDSFKIIFSPLVSSNQSATRFDYDGFKEAQAHVNFPFPRNGSTVSVSKEGSLVRDGTIVFTELNHAFINPESEKPEYAARIDKALSNLSIWNNPEKAAKYYNDAYSSFNEYMNWALVSLRYVDYAPEKDQPALIAATENQMVNSRGFLKFAEFNQFLVNLYKNRKKGQVLADLYPEIVGWFEGNGR from the coding sequence TTGCTTCTAACTTTTTCCGATTCCTTTTCTCAAAAACCTGTTGTTATCAAAGCTTCTTCCAAAATCGCTGATACCAAGATCGGGAAGGAGTTGCGAAAGGCATCCTGGAACATTGACCCGTCCATCCGCCCTGATGTGTTTGACGTCAGAGTTCCGGAAGAGGGCCTGCCCGTCACTTTTTTTACCGATCAGGATTCTATCCGCTTTGATGTGAAACCAGGCAGCTATCATGAATTTGTTATATTGATGAATGCGAAAGACAGTGCGCTTACTGCTGTTAAAGGAATTCTGGACGTCCCCCGTGCCCGTTTTTCCGAAAATTACAAATCGTCTCATAGCGGCAAAACATTTGTAGAAATTCCCGCCATGTATGAGTTGATTAATGTGGCATTTGCTATCACTGAAACAGGCAAAAAGGATAACGGTTTGATCATGAACTCAACGCCTTACTATGCCGACGTGATGAAATGGTTTGAACAATACAGCACCGAGCCTGTCATTACTGCGCTGAACAAGGAGATTACGGATTTAAACAATTCGCATGGTTACAAAATGGATGCCTATGCATTTAATTTTGAAAACGGAACGATTAAGCCCAGTGCCATTTACACGCGTATAGGGAATTCAGACGAGAATCATTTAAAACCTTTCATTCCCGGGTTGCAGGAATTGGCCACGAAAAGCAAATTTGCTGATTTCTATAAGGCCCATGAACAATATTACAATGCGCTGATCACCAGTTACCGCGACTCAATCGGCGTTCCGGAAATGCAAAAATGGCTGGTAAAAAACTTCCCTTCCACAAAATATGATTCTTTCAAAATCATATTTTCTCCGCTGGTAAGCAGTAATCAATCAGCCACCCGGTTTGATTACGATGGTTTCAAAGAAGCACAAGCGCATGTAAACTTTCCATTCCCCCGCAATGGCAGCACGGTATCCGTGTCAAAAGAAGGCTCGCTCGTGCGCGATGGCACAATTGTCTTTACCGAACTCAACCACGCATTCATCAACCCCGAATCCGAAAAGCCCGAATACGCAGCCAGAATCGACAAAGCACTCAGCAACCTCAGCATCTGGAACAACCCCGAAAAAGCAGCTAAATACTACAACGACGCCTATTCTTCCTTCAACGAATACATGAACTGGGCGCTCGTCTCCCTCCGATACGTCGACTACGCCCCGGAAAAAGACCAGCCGGCACTCATCGCCGCAACCGAAAACCAGATGGTAAACTCCCGCGGCTTCCTAAAATTCGCCGAGTTCAATCAGTTTCTGGTGAATCTGTATAAGAATAGAAAAAAGGGTCAGGTGCTGGCAGATTTGTATCCGGAGATTGTGGGGTGGTTTGAGGGGAATGGGCGGTAG
- a CDS encoding DUF7133 domain-containing protein, producing MLKITFSLVTAVLILYWNNAVNDRSEPIKSATGLVKADSLPNAASWPAELNVTHFAGSDLTPSPACLAVAASGEVFVGVDMIGSLGKTPGKGRIVRLVDSDHDGKVDKNTTFAEVDNPRGIIAMGDRVFVLHTTFSKETQKASGMDLVVFEDKNWDGVADGGPSPLIQNISSPKFLQSRGTDHSTNGIRMGIDGWIYIAVGDFGFHDAVDRSGKKLTQLGGGIVRVRPDGTEMEVYTHGMRNIYDVAIDPYMNVFTRDNTNDGGGWNIRFSSQIQSGEYGYPVLFKHFTEEIIPALVDVGGGSGTGSLFMDDPNWPAKYNQVPMMADWGRNQLYIHRVTPDGPTFTQKEEEFIKLAQITDIDIDASGSVYLSAWDGAGYSGNPGKGFVVRAVPKTWQYKPFVDLKKSAVKDLTALLTNASAVQRLAAQQELLTRKTKDVTKASWKIAEDKQLPLYARVAGIYTYAQAAGASGNDNLVKLTEDQDVKEFALRALADRMKINSNVPVEPFLKGLQDGTPRVQLAATVGLGRMGRPEVAEALLKVKVPASFVSPAKGTEGPHATPNSPIILPHVAVRALVALNAVDACVKAIGTENSTLALWALRYMHDPKAVSGLIAAYGIAKDDASKNQILTTLSRLYKKEAPYDGSWWWSTRPDTHGPYYKAITWESSDAIKDFLMQQWNKADENGKQLYADLNGRLRMGITEFGGEEAVAAKEEVKIDLNKIRNKKGQVGESSIEDVMLAIAKIEGNPALGKQLFTKQGCIACHSLSKGEVMKGPFMGQIGSIMNREQIAESILKPNASISQGFASVLITAKGDKSYIGFVSEESAEKLVLRDIAGQVTTIKASDIISRKEMESSMMPPGLANELSYEEFASLITFLSQQRK from the coding sequence ATGTTAAAAATTACTTTTAGTCTTGTGACTGCTGTTCTGATCCTTTATTGGAATAATGCAGTTAACGACCGTTCTGAACCTATTAAAAGTGCCACCGGCCTCGTAAAAGCAGATTCGCTGCCTAACGCCGCCAGCTGGCCTGCCGAATTGAATGTTACCCATTTCGCCGGATCGGACCTTACGCCCAGTCCTGCCTGCCTTGCAGTGGCTGCCAGCGGGGAGGTCTTTGTGGGCGTCGATATGATCGGTTCGCTGGGTAAAACGCCTGGGAAAGGCCGCATTGTGCGATTGGTTGACTCCGATCATGATGGCAAAGTGGATAAGAACACCACATTCGCTGAGGTGGATAACCCGCGCGGAATCATTGCGATGGGTGACCGCGTTTTCGTTTTACACACCACTTTTTCAAAAGAAACCCAAAAGGCATCGGGCATGGACCTGGTGGTTTTTGAGGACAAAAACTGGGACGGTGTGGCCGACGGCGGTCCTTCGCCATTGATTCAAAATATCAGCTCCCCCAAATTCCTGCAAAGCCGCGGAACAGACCATTCAACGAACGGAATAAGAATGGGCATCGATGGCTGGATTTACATTGCAGTCGGTGACTTCGGTTTCCATGACGCAGTCGACAGATCAGGCAAGAAACTCACCCAACTTGGGGGCGGAATTGTACGGGTAAGACCAGACGGCACTGAAATGGAAGTTTACACGCACGGAATGCGGAACATTTACGATGTGGCCATTGATCCTTACATGAATGTTTTCACAAGAGATAACACGAATGACGGGGGCGGCTGGAACATTCGTTTCAGTAGCCAGATTCAGTCTGGCGAATATGGATATCCTGTTCTTTTCAAGCATTTTACCGAAGAAATTATTCCGGCCCTGGTTGATGTAGGCGGCGGCTCGGGAACGGGTTCGCTGTTTATGGACGACCCTAACTGGCCCGCAAAATATAATCAGGTCCCGATGATGGCCGACTGGGGCAGAAACCAGCTTTACATTCACCGTGTGACACCGGACGGCCCGACATTCACGCAAAAGGAAGAGGAATTTATCAAACTGGCCCAAATCACAGACATTGATATCGACGCATCGGGAAGCGTTTACTTATCGGCCTGGGATGGAGCGGGTTACTCTGGAAATCCGGGAAAAGGTTTTGTTGTGCGTGCTGTGCCCAAGACCTGGCAGTACAAGCCGTTTGTTGATTTGAAAAAATCAGCTGTGAAAGACCTGACTGCGTTATTGACCAATGCAAGCGCCGTTCAGCGTTTGGCAGCGCAACAGGAATTGCTCACGCGTAAAACTAAGGATGTAACCAAAGCTTCGTGGAAAATCGCTGAGGACAAACAACTTCCCCTGTATGCACGTGTGGCGGGCATTTACACATATGCGCAAGCCGCAGGCGCTTCGGGCAATGATAATCTTGTAAAACTGACCGAAGATCAGGATGTTAAGGAATTTGCACTGCGTGCACTGGCTGATCGCATGAAAATCAATTCAAATGTTCCTGTTGAGCCGTTTCTGAAAGGTTTACAAGACGGAACACCGCGCGTTCAGCTTGCCGCAACGGTTGGTTTGGGACGAATGGGCCGCCCGGAAGTGGCTGAGGCGCTTTTGAAAGTGAAAGTTCCAGCCTCATTTGTTTCTCCGGCCAAAGGAACGGAAGGGCCTCACGCGACGCCAAATTCACCGATTATCCTTCCGCACGTTGCCGTAAGAGCACTCGTTGCACTCAATGCTGTGGATGCTTGCGTGAAAGCCATCGGCACTGAAAATTCCACGCTTGCACTTTGGGCACTGCGTTATATGCACGATCCAAAAGCAGTTTCAGGCTTAATCGCGGCATACGGAATTGCAAAAGACGATGCTTCTAAAAACCAGATCCTAACCACGCTTTCCAGGCTTTACAAAAAAGAAGCACCTTACGATGGCTCATGGTGGTGGAGCACACGACCGGACACGCACGGTCCTTATTATAAAGCGATTACGTGGGAATCGTCGGATGCGATCAAGGATTTTCTGATGCAACAATGGAACAAAGCGGATGAGAACGGGAAGCAGCTTTATGCAGATCTGAACGGACGCTTACGCATGGGCATTACCGAGTTCGGCGGTGAAGAAGCCGTTGCGGCGAAGGAAGAAGTAAAAATTGATTTGAATAAAATCCGTAATAAAAAGGGACAGGTTGGCGAATCTTCGATTGAAGATGTAATGCTGGCGATTGCTAAAATTGAAGGCAACCCTGCATTAGGAAAACAGCTTTTCACCAAACAGGGCTGCATTGCCTGCCACAGCCTAAGCAAAGGTGAAGTGATGAAAGGGCCATTCATGGGCCAAATCGGCTCGATTATGAACCGCGAACAGATCGCCGAGTCGATTTTGAAGCCTAATGCATCTATTTCACAAGGATTTGCCTCGGTGCTGATCACGGCGAAGGGCGATAAAAGTTACATAGGATTTGTTTCAGAGGAATCTGCCGAGAAACTGGTTCTCCGCGACATAGCCGGACAAGTAACGACTATAAAGGCTTCCGACATTATTTCCCGCAAAGAAATGGAATCATCTATGATGCCCCCGGGACTTGCGAATGAGCTTTCGTACGAGGAATTTGCCTCGCTGATCACATTTTTGTCTCAGCAAAGAAAATAA
- a CDS encoding LysR family transcriptional regulator, protein MVFDFRLQVFNTVARRLNFTKAAAELYITQPAVTKHIHELENQLNTKLFERNGSRVKLTQAGEILLHHSEQIFEIYRNIEFEINNLSQRQGGKLRLGASTTAAQYILPPILAAFHRKFHNIQVTLTIKNTEEIEQALQNKEIDLGVIEGFSKNAAIKYIEFLKDEIVLVASSKNPTASTGTVSAEKLKEIPLLMREPGSGTLEVIAHALKTIGVSIADLNIEMQLGSSESMKLYMLHSDSMALLSIHAVLKELQSKECRIVDVEGLNIERFFYFTILHGQHEALPELFIKFSGYVAK, encoded by the coding sequence ATGGTCTTCGATTTTCGTTTGCAGGTTTTCAATACAGTTGCCCGGCGGCTCAACTTCACAAAAGCCGCGGCGGAGCTTTACATTACCCAGCCAGCGGTCACAAAACACATTCACGAGCTCGAAAACCAGCTCAACACCAAGCTTTTTGAACGAAATGGTTCGCGCGTGAAACTAACGCAGGCAGGTGAAATCCTCCTCCATCACAGCGAGCAGATTTTTGAGATTTACCGCAACATTGAGTTTGAAATCAATAATTTATCACAGCGCCAGGGCGGAAAATTGCGTTTAGGCGCCAGTACGACGGCCGCGCAATATATTCTCCCTCCTATACTGGCCGCATTTCACCGAAAATTTCACAACATTCAGGTTACGCTGACCATCAAAAACACCGAAGAGATCGAGCAGGCGCTGCAAAATAAGGAGATTGACTTAGGGGTGATTGAAGGGTTTTCCAAAAACGCTGCAATTAAATACATTGAGTTTTTAAAAGATGAGATTGTCCTCGTGGCGAGTAGCAAAAATCCAACTGCTTCAACAGGGACGGTTTCTGCGGAGAAGCTGAAAGAAATCCCGTTGCTTATGCGTGAACCCGGCTCGGGAACATTGGAAGTGATCGCCCACGCCTTGAAGACGATCGGTGTGAGCATTGCCGACCTCAATATTGAAATGCAGCTCGGCAGCAGCGAAAGCATGAAATTATATATGCTGCATTCCGACTCGATGGCACTGCTTTCCATCCATGCGGTCTTGAAAGAATTGCAAAGCAAAGAATGCCGCATTGTGGATGTGGAAGGGCTGAACATCGAGCGTTTTTTCTACTTTACCATCCTGCACGGCCAGCACGAGGCACTGCCTGAATTGTTTATAAAATTCTCCGGCTATGTTGCCAAGTAG
- a CDS encoding ABC transporter permease — protein MFQNYFKIALRNMWKNKVFSIVNLTGLVVGITACLMILQYVSYELSFDQFHKDAERIYRITNDRFQQGKLIQHGTITYPTIGPAMAKDFQEVEAYTTMSNPGTFKLQRDKKIFEEQGLYADNHFLSFFTFPLLAGEAKSALSRPYSIVLSESNAKRIFGANQSNYASLIGKSILIDLDTQPYQITGIVKDFPAASHLQYGALMSYETHVTTWGDWVKTSWDGSDMWHYLKLKNGVNAADLEQKFPAFSERYFQGDKVSGSVEKFYLQSLSQTHLFSDYEYEIGNVNNGKAVWTMLIIAAFILIIAWVNYINLSTARSMERAKEVGVRKVAGATSKQLIWQFLSESVLLNMLAMAMAICLAVILQPFLNSIVDRPLSLALLTGSGYGGAAMAIALGLVFVAGTLLSGFYPAFALSAFKAISVLKGSFKRSAKGVWVRQSLVVFQYTTSVVLIVGTLIVFRQLEFMRKQHLGFNMEKVLVIPGADLTRFDSTAIDRINAFKSELKRYPEIQSATASINLFGNRLSRAFNVKRVGADQGKGVTLSRMDVDLDFFQTYQIDLAAGRNFLPTDSDPDGRKVTNAMINVSAAKLLGFPDAESAVGKKILLFNREWEVVGVVKDFHQQSLKHAIEPVLFRPYYTNGGYFSFKIASADLEKTIGLVEAKYKQFYPGNDFSYFFMDEQFNRQYKDDKTFGQITSFFSLLAVLIASLGIFGLSSYMISQRTKEIGVRKVLGATISSIVALLSVDFLKLVLIAIVIGSPVAWFGVKHWLDDFAYKIEIEWWMFVLAGLLAVVIAFLTVSSQAIKAALMNSAKSLKSE, from the coding sequence ATGTTTCAAAATTACTTCAAGATCGCCTTGCGGAATATGTGGAAAAACAAGGTTTTTTCCATCGTTAACCTGACCGGCCTCGTTGTCGGGATCACTGCTTGTCTGATGATCCTGCAATATGTCAGTTATGAGCTGAGCTTCGATCAGTTTCACAAAGATGCAGAACGCATATACAGAATAACGAACGACCGTTTTCAGCAAGGAAAACTCATACAACACGGCACGATTACTTATCCGACGATCGGACCGGCAATGGCCAAAGATTTTCAGGAAGTGGAAGCCTACACCACCATGTCGAATCCGGGAACATTCAAATTGCAGCGCGATAAGAAAATTTTTGAAGAGCAGGGGCTTTATGCAGACAATCATTTTTTGTCCTTTTTTACATTTCCCCTGTTAGCAGGCGAGGCAAAAAGTGCATTATCAAGGCCATACTCGATTGTGCTTTCCGAGAGTAATGCAAAAAGAATTTTCGGGGCAAATCAAAGCAATTACGCAAGCCTGATTGGCAAGTCAATCCTGATCGATCTTGACACGCAGCCCTATCAGATTACGGGCATCGTGAAAGATTTTCCTGCGGCTTCTCATTTGCAATATGGTGCATTAATGTCGTACGAAACACATGTAACAACCTGGGGTGATTGGGTTAAAACAAGCTGGGACGGTTCGGATATGTGGCATTATTTGAAGTTAAAAAATGGAGTGAATGCAGCTGATCTTGAACAGAAATTCCCTGCATTCAGTGAGCGCTATTTTCAGGGTGATAAGGTGTCGGGAAGCGTAGAGAAATTCTATTTGCAATCCTTGTCGCAAACGCATCTGTTCTCCGATTATGAATATGAAATTGGTAATGTAAACAATGGAAAAGCGGTATGGACGATGCTGATCATTGCTGCATTCATTCTCATTATTGCCTGGGTGAATTACATTAATTTGTCAACGGCGAGGTCCATGGAACGGGCGAAGGAAGTAGGCGTAAGAAAGGTTGCAGGCGCGACTTCCAAACAACTCATCTGGCAGTTTCTCTCGGAATCTGTGTTACTGAATATGTTGGCTATGGCCATGGCGATTTGTCTCGCTGTGATTTTGCAGCCATTCCTGAACAGCATTGTTGATCGCCCATTATCGCTGGCATTGCTCACTGGAAGCGGATATGGTGGAGCGGCTATGGCGATTGCACTTGGTCTTGTTTTCGTTGCCGGAACATTGCTTTCCGGATTTTATCCTGCGTTTGCATTGTCGGCTTTCAAAGCGATCAGCGTTTTAAAAGGCAGTTTTAAAAGGTCGGCAAAAGGTGTTTGGGTTCGGCAGTCGCTGGTTGTGTTCCAGTATACGACGTCGGTTGTGCTAATCGTGGGCACATTGATCGTGTTCCGTCAGCTCGAATTCATGCGCAAGCAGCATCTGGGTTTTAATATGGAAAAAGTGCTGGTTATTCCCGGTGCCGATCTTACCCGTTTTGACTCAACGGCGATTGACCGCATTAATGCTTTCAAATCGGAGCTGAAAAGATATCCGGAAATCCAGTCTGCCACTGCTTCTATCAACCTTTTCGGGAACCGCTTGTCACGGGCATTCAATGTGAAAAGGGTTGGGGCAGATCAAGGCAAAGGCGTTACGCTAAGCCGGATGGATGTGGATCTGGATTTTTTTCAAACTTATCAGATAGACCTCGCCGCAGGGCGCAATTTTCTTCCAACGGATTCGGATCCGGATGGCCGCAAGGTGACCAATGCGATGATTAATGTATCGGCGGCCAAGTTACTCGGCTTCCCGGATGCTGAATCGGCGGTTGGAAAAAAGATTCTACTTTTCAACAGGGAATGGGAGGTTGTAGGCGTGGTGAAGGACTTTCATCAACAGTCATTGAAGCATGCGATCGAACCCGTACTTTTCAGGCCCTACTATACCAACGGCGGTTATTTCTCATTCAAAATCGCCTCTGCCGATCTGGAAAAGACCATTGGTTTGGTTGAGGCCAAATACAAGCAATTTTATCCCGGCAATGACTTCTCCTATTTCTTCATGGATGAGCAATTTAACCGGCAGTATAAGGATGACAAGACATTCGGCCAGATCACCAGTTTTTTCTCCCTACTGGCCGTGCTCATTGCTTCTTTGGGCATCTTTGGACTATCGTCTTACATGATTTCACAGCGGACAAAGGAGATTGGTGTTCGGAAAGTGTTGGGCGCAACTATTTCCAGCATTGTCGCATTACTATCGGTTGACTTCCTGAAACTGGTGCTTATTGCCATCGTCATTGGATCGCCGGTCGCGTGGTTTGGTGTCAAACACTGGCTGGATGATTTCGCTTATAAAATCGAGATCGAATGGTGGATGTTTGTCCTGGCCGGATTGCTCGCGGTGGTGATCGCGTTCCTGACGGTAAGTTCTCAGGCAATTAAAGCTGCATTAATGAACTCGGCAAAATCCTTGAAATCGGAATAA